A window of the Zerene cesonia ecotype Mississippi chromosome 24, Zerene_cesonia_1.1, whole genome shotgun sequence genome harbors these coding sequences:
- the LOC119836521 gene encoding alpha-1,3-mannosyl-glycoprotein 2-beta-N-acetylglucosaminyltransferase yields the protein MRVNLRRFMIIGSCLTGAWFIYTYLSFFVVTNSYSRNNFVDLEKKLNSLQSKLDVELSDSSVLLERVKQHLRRSEQNEKTKELYSNNLETQSVINPILPVLVIACDRITVKRCLDNLVKFRPNKETFPIIVSQDCGHNATYQVIKQYTDSDPTISVVKQPDLSEIPLTRAKVKFKGYYKIARHYKFALNYVFRSLGHEAVIIVEDDLDISPDFFEYFQGTYPLLLKDPSIWCISAWNDNGKKELIDLSRPELLHRTDFFPGLGWVLRSETWDMLEPKWPEAFFDDWLRDPENTQGRACIRPEVSRTYSFGKVGVSKGLFFDLHLRYMQLNMEFVEFTKHNLTYLIKDVYDDSLTSLVYSLPESSAEEVIAGVGSGPVRVAYSNAKTYQKAAKKLGLMDDFRSGIPRTAYRGIVTCYIRGRRVYLAPNYEWVKYDPNWG from the exons ATGCGTGTAAATTTGCGTAGATTTATGATTATAGGCTCCTGTCTGACTGGTGCATGGTTTATTTACACGTATTTGTCATTTTTCGTAGTCACAAATTCATATAGCCGAAACAATTTCGTGGACTtggagaaaaaattaaatagtttacaGTCAAAACTTGATGTTGAACTCAGTGACAGTAGTGTGTTGTTAGAAAGAGTTAAACAGCATCTAAGAAGGAGTGAACAGAATGAGAAAACCAAGGAATTGTATAGTAATAACTTAGAAACACAGA GTGTTATAAATCCAATCCTGCCAGTTTTAGTAATAGCTTGCGACAGAATAACAGTGAAGAGATGTTTAGATAATCTAGTCAAATTCAGACCTAACAAGGAGACATTCCCTATTATAGTTAGTCAG GATTGCGGGCACAACGCGACCTATCAAGTGATAAAACAGTACACGGATTCTGACCCTACAATATCTGTGGTCAAACAGCCGGACCTTTCGGAGATACCCTTGACCCGGGCTAAGGTCAAATTCAAGgggtattataaaattgcgaGGCATTATAAGTTCGCGTTGAATTACGTATTCAGGAGTTTGGGGCATGAGGCTGTGATTATTGTTGAGG atGACTTAGACATCTCTCCAGACTTCTTTGAATACTTTCAAGGGACCTATCCATTGTTGTTGAAGGACCCTAGTATATG GTGCATTTCGGCATGGAACGACAATGGCAAAAAGGAATTGATCGACCTGTCTAGGCCAGAGTTATTGCATAGGACAGACTTCTTTCCAGGTCTAGGCTGGGTTTTGAGGAGTGAGACCTGGGACATGCTGGAACCTAAGTGGCCGGAGGC ATTCTTCGACGATTGGCTGCGAGATCCAGAGAATACTCAGGGCAGAGCGTGCATAAGGCCCGAAGTGTCTAGAACATATTCCTTCGGAAAG GTTGGAGTGAGCAAGGGCCTATTTTTCGACTTGCATCTAAGATACATGCAGTTGAATATGGAATTTGTTGAGTTCACGAAACACAATctcacttatttaataaag GATGTATATGACGACAGTCTAACATCCCTTGTCTACTCCCTTCCGGAGTCATCAGCTGAGGAGGTGATAGCTGGAGTCGGTTCTGGACCGGTCAGGGTAGCTTACTCGAATGCGAAGACTTACCAGAAGGCAGCTAAGAAGTTGGGGCTAATGGATGATTTCAGG